Proteins from one Desulfonema limicola genomic window:
- the lepA gene encoding translation elongation factor 4 — protein MKQIRNFSIIAHIDHGKSTLSDRLIQAVDIVSDRDFKDQILDNMDIERERGITIKSQSVCLPYTAKDNKQYFLNLIDTPGHVDFSYEVSRALASCEGAFLLIDASQGVEAQTLANLYMALEHNLEIIPVINKIDLPSADIERVKNQIEEDLGLDPEKAILTSAKTGTGIENILEGAVKYLPPPSGDSTLPLRALIFDSHYDPFRGTIIHVRLFDGTLKAGDTIKLMYNNAFYRVEEVGIFQIIRIPQKKLSAGQVGYIIAGIKTVSDTRCGDTITLKSKPCEGPLPGFKEAKPVVFSSIYPVASDGYEELAVALEKLKLNDASLIYEKDTSAALGFGFRCGFLGLLHLEVVQERLEREYDLSLILTAPSVRYEIIMNDGETLIIDNPALYPDPTMIEKTLEPYIRAGIIVPDRYMGAVMSLCLDRRGINKNYQYLTNNRLEMIFELPLAEIVYDFYDKLKSITQGYGSFDYEIIDYRETDMVKLDILINGEKVDALAQLVHRERSVERGRTACEKLKDEIPRQMFKIAIQGAIGGKIISRSTVSPFRKDVTAKCYGGDISRKRKLLEKQRKGKKRMKMVGKVMIPQSAFLSVLKTDD, from the coding sequence ATGAAACAAATTAGAAATTTCAGCATTATAGCACATATTGACCACGGCAAATCCACTTTATCTGACCGCCTTATCCAGGCAGTTGATATTGTTTCTGACAGAGATTTCAAGGATCAGATTCTTGATAACATGGATATTGAAAGAGAACGCGGAATTACAATTAAAAGTCAGAGTGTATGCCTGCCATATACAGCAAAAGATAATAAACAATATTTCTTAAATCTTATTGATACCCCGGGCCATGTGGATTTCAGTTATGAGGTTTCAAGGGCTTTGGCCTCATGTGAAGGTGCATTTCTGCTTATTGATGCAAGCCAGGGAGTAGAAGCCCAGACCCTTGCAAACCTTTATATGGCCCTGGAGCATAACCTTGAAATCATTCCAGTTATTAATAAAATTGACCTGCCTTCAGCAGATATTGAAAGGGTCAAAAACCAGATTGAAGAAGACCTTGGGCTTGATCCTGAAAAAGCAATTCTTACATCAGCAAAAACTGGAACAGGAATTGAAAATATCCTTGAAGGAGCAGTCAAATATCTGCCCCCGCCCTCAGGAGATTCAACACTGCCCCTCAGGGCACTGATCTTTGATTCCCATTATGATCCTTTTCGGGGAACTATTATTCATGTCCGCTTGTTTGACGGCACATTAAAGGCCGGGGATACAATCAAGCTCATGTATAATAACGCATTTTACAGGGTTGAGGAAGTGGGCATATTCCAGATTATCAGGATTCCTCAAAAAAAGCTGTCAGCAGGCCAGGTTGGTTATATAATTGCAGGCATAAAAACAGTAAGCGATACCAGATGCGGTGATACCATAACCTTGAAGTCAAAACCATGCGAAGGTCCCCTGCCCGGCTTTAAGGAAGCAAAACCAGTTGTGTTTTCATCTATTTATCCAGTAGCTTCAGATGGATATGAAGAACTTGCTGTTGCTTTGGAAAAACTGAAACTCAATGATGCTTCCCTGATATATGAAAAAGATACATCTGCTGCCCTCGGTTTTGGTTTTCGCTGTGGTTTTTTAGGTTTGCTTCACCTTGAGGTTGTCCAGGAAAGGCTTGAAAGGGAATATGATCTTTCCCTGATTTTAACAGCTCCTTCAGTTCGTTATGAGATTATCATGAATGATGGAGAAACCCTTATTATTGACAATCCTGCCTTATATCCAGACCCGACCATGATTGAAAAAACCCTTGAACCATATATCAGGGCAGGCATTATTGTGCCTGACAGGTACATGGGAGCAGTTATGAGTTTATGCCTTGACCGCAGGGGAATAAATAAAAATTATCAATATCTGACCAACAACCGCCTGGAAATGATATTTGAACTGCCTCTTGCAGAAATAGTGTATGATTTTTATGATAAACTCAAATCCATTACCCAGGGCTACGGTTCTTTTGACTATGAAATTATTGACTACCGGGAAACAGACATGGTTAAGCTTGACATTCTGATAAACGGTGAAAAGGTGGATGCCTTAGCCCAGCTTGTACATAGAGAGCGATCCGTTGAAAGGGGCAGAACAGCCTGTGAAAAACTAAAGGATGAAATTCCAAGACAAATGTTTAAGATTGCAATTCAGGGAGCTATCGGCGGAAAGATTATTTCCAGATCAACTGTTTCGCCTTTTCGCAAGGATGTTACTGCAAAGTGTTATGGCGGTGATATTAGCAGAAAACGCAAGCTCCTGGAAAAACAGAGAAAAGGCAAAAAACGCATGAAAATGGTGGGAAAGGTCATGATCCCCCAGTCTGCATTTTTATCAGTATTAAAAACAGATGATTAA
- a CDS encoding diguanylate cyclase, protein MADKLNTADISKQGVHILIVDDDVTVRFLMNEFMETVGYQAYMASNGEEALELLKTNPVDVVVTDIMMPGMDGLELTELIKLNYDIEVIVMTGYSGDYSYEEVINKGASDFVFKPVRFEELLLRLKRVLKERYLKEELRKLAITDDLTTLFNARHFYKQLKMEVDRSRRYKHILSLLLIDIDYFKSYNDTYGHLAGDKVLARIGQVIQSSLRRMDSAYRYGGEEFTIILPDTGGEEAIKAAKRISSAINSERFKPVPEKEIYITVSIGIAEYCAGEELEAFVKRADKAMYKSKEKGRNRITLFSEQGAD, encoded by the coding sequence ATGGCAGATAAATTAAATACAGCAGATATATCAAAGCAGGGAGTTCATATATTAATTGTTGATGATGATGTAACAGTAAGATTTTTAATGAATGAATTTATGGAAACTGTTGGTTATCAAGCATATATGGCCTCAAACGGCGAAGAAGCACTTGAACTGCTTAAAACAAATCCTGTTGATGTTGTTGTTACAGATATAATGATGCCTGGCATGGACGGTCTTGAATTAACAGAGCTTATTAAACTCAACTATGATATTGAAGTAATTGTAATGACAGGTTACAGCGGTGATTATTCATATGAAGAAGTTATAAATAAAGGTGCAAGTGATTTTGTTTTTAAACCAGTCAGGTTTGAAGAATTACTGCTTCGTCTTAAACGGGTATTAAAAGAGCGGTATTTAAAAGAAGAACTCAGAAAACTTGCAATAACCGATGACTTGACTACGCTGTTTAATGCCCGCCATTTTTATAAGCAGTTAAAAATGGAAGTTGACAGAAGCAGGCGTTATAAGCATATATTATCTCTTTTGCTGATTGATATAGATTATTTCAAGTCATACAACGATACATACGGACATCTTGCAGGGGATAAGGTATTGGCTCGTATTGGACAGGTTATTCAGTCATCACTTAGAAGGATGGATTCTGCATACAGGTATGGAGGTGAAGAATTTACAATAATACTTCCTGACACTGGAGGCGAGGAAGCCATAAAGGCAGCTAAGAGAATTTCATCAGCAATAAATTCTGAAAGATTTAAACCGGTTCCTGAAAAAGAAATCTATATTACTGTTAGTATCGGGATTGCTGAATATTGTGCAGGGGAAGAACTGGAAGCATTTGTAAAAAGGGCTGATAAGGCTATGTATAAATCCAAGGAAAAAGGAAGAAACCGTATAACATTATTTTCCGAACAAGGGGCAGATTAA
- a CDS encoding antibiotic biosynthesis monooxygenase family protein — MAVKILIKRIVPDEKAKKLSVLLRQLRTLTTNQEGYISGETLTRFDKPGENLVISNWQSADNWRAWVISKERTEIQEKIDELLGTKTEYEIYKYV; from the coding sequence ATGGCTGTTAAAATTCTTATCAAAAGAATTGTACCAGATGAAAAAGCAAAAAAATTGTCAGTTCTTCTCAGGCAGCTCAGGACTTTGACTACAAATCAGGAAGGATATATTTCTGGAGAAACCCTGACCAGATTTGATAAACCTGGTGAAAACCTGGTTATCAGTAACTGGCAGTCTGCTGATAACTGGAGGGCATGGGTAATATCCAAAGAAAGAACAGAAATTCAGGAAAAGATTGATGAGCTGTTAGGTACAAAAACCGAGTATGAAATTTATAAATATGTGTAA
- a CDS encoding FG-GAP-like repeat-containing protein, with the protein MKLSKIHIFFAVFLISIIFVNAAASAQSSSVLIVPFKIHAEKELLFLKKGIQDMLKSRLSREGEIMPLNKDIPGQYLETADNMDEKNAALLGAELNADYVVYGSLTVFGKSISTDAVFFNVKNNKADIIFNKSGKDNGDVIKHINEFAARINDKISGTGTVFPAAGLETKSQEDESRRHPDSLWKDTVKEDKKNKPPALINSGSLGTIWKSRRFKTQIKGLAAGDVDGDSQQEIVFIDNKDVNIYRYSNKMFTKIGEIKGDMHDNLISVDIADINGNDKSEIFVTCLNKSNKALRSFVLEWNGTQFEHIIKSAGWYYRVLDIPGRGPMLMGQKRGFNKNFIPGIDELKWSAGQYIPVTPQKLPSRTNVYSFNYGDIMNNGQMAAIMFSETEYLRVLNTDGSKEWESAEPMSGGAVFLEYDSESSGSFGAEKEQERQYLPHRILIADINKDSKNEIIVGQNTDSAGRFFSKLRLYKSGHIKCLGWDDFGLNIKWKTPEVSGYISDYALTDIDSDGRDELIFSVVKKISSVLGEAQSFIAFQEID; encoded by the coding sequence TTGAAATTATCAAAGATACATATTTTTTTTGCTGTATTTCTTATATCTATAATATTTGTAAATGCTGCGGCCTCTGCACAATCCTCCAGTGTACTTATAGTTCCTTTTAAAATTCATGCTGAAAAAGAACTTTTGTTTTTAAAAAAAGGTATTCAGGATATGCTGAAAAGCAGGTTAAGCAGGGAAGGCGAGATAATGCCTTTAAACAAAGATATTCCGGGACAATATCTTGAAACTGCTGATAATATGGATGAAAAAAATGCCGCTTTGCTGGGTGCTGAATTAAATGCTGATTATGTTGTGTATGGGAGCTTGACAGTTTTTGGTAAAAGTATCAGCACTGATGCTGTATTTTTTAATGTAAAAAATAATAAGGCTGACATTATTTTCAATAAGTCAGGAAAAGATAACGGAGATGTTATCAAGCATATTAATGAGTTTGCTGCACGTATTAATGATAAAATATCAGGTACTGGTACTGTTTTTCCTGCCGCAGGTTTGGAAACTAAAAGCCAGGAAGATGAAAGCCGGAGGCATCCTGATTCTTTATGGAAAGATACAGTCAAAGAAGATAAAAAAAATAAACCTCCTGCTTTAATTAATTCCGGCAGTCTTGGGACAATATGGAAAAGCAGGCGTTTTAAAACACAGATAAAAGGTCTTGCTGCTGGTGATGTTGATGGAGACAGCCAGCAGGAAATAGTTTTTATTGATAATAAAGATGTCAATATTTATCGTTATTCCAATAAAATGTTTACTAAAATCGGAGAGATTAAAGGTGATATGCACGATAACCTGATAAGTGTTGATATTGCTGATATTAATGGAAACGATAAATCTGAAATTTTTGTAACCTGCTTGAATAAAAGCAATAAAGCTCTAAGATCATTTGTTCTGGAATGGAACGGGACACAATTTGAGCATATTATAAAAAGTGCAGGATGGTATTACCGGGTTTTGGATATTCCAGGCCGGGGACCAATGCTTATGGGACAGAAACGGGGTTTTAATAAGAATTTTATTCCAGGCATAGATGAACTAAAATGGAGTGCTGGTCAGTATATACCTGTTACTCCGCAGAAATTACCATCCAGGACTAATGTTTACAGCTTTAATTATGGAGATATAATGAACAATGGTCAGATGGCAGCTATTATGTTTTCAGAAACAGAGTATCTGAGGGTTTTAAATACAGACGGCAGTAAGGAATGGGAGAGCGCAGAACCCATGAGCGGCGGGGCGGTTTTTCTTGAATATGATTCAGAATCATCAGGTTCTTTTGGAGCAGAAAAAGAGCAGGAACGTCAATACCTGCCCCATCGTATCCTGATTGCTGATATAAACAAAGACAGTAAAAATGAGATCATTGTTGGTCAAAATACTGATTCGGCAGGCCGTTTTTTTTCAAAACTAAGGCTGTATAAAAGCGGGCATATTAAATGCCTGGGCTGGGATGATTTTGGGCTTAATATAAAATGGAAAACACCTGAGGTATCAGGTTATATCAGTGATTATGCCCTTACAGATATTGATAGTGACGGCCGGGATGAATTGATTTTTTCAGTAGTAAAGAAAATATCTTCAGTTCTTGGAGAAGCACAGAGCTTTATTGCTTTTCAGGAGATTGATTAA
- a CDS encoding DNA-binding response regulator, protein MLNKEKALDQESREKPVLLIIDDNLYNLKIIGHILVKSNYKISLVSDSKKAFDAARKIMPDLILLDIVMPDIDGFEICRRLKENQDTRDIPVIFLTANRIQSDDVVKGFESGAVDYVAKPFKPEELLMRINTHLELKKLRDKLEMKVKNRTENLLKANKELEDVNTTISVLLQKREKDRRDLEESIMVNVKNLIMPYIDKLKTSSLNSYQRICIEQIETCLDDLVSPFSRKLSSSLYSLTPSEIRVASLIKYGKTTKEIAEFLNISESGVVFHRNNIRKKLRLINQHVNLRTFLQSLQ, encoded by the coding sequence ATGTTAAATAAAGAAAAGGCATTGGATCAGGAATCCAGAGAAAAACCAGTATTATTGATAATTGATGATAATCTTTATAATCTCAAGATTATAGGACACATATTAGTCAAGAGCAATTATAAAATATCACTTGTCAGTGATAGTAAAAAAGCCTTTGATGCTGCCAGAAAAATAATGCCTGACTTGATCCTTCTTGATATAGTGATGCCTGACATTGACGGATTTGAAATATGCAGAAGGTTAAAGGAAAATCAAGATACCAGGGATATACCTGTTATTTTTCTGACAGCAAACAGGATTCAATCTGATGATGTTGTTAAAGGCTTTGAAAGCGGTGCAGTTGATTATGTGGCAAAGCCTTTTAAGCCCGAAGAACTTCTTATGCGTATAAACACACATCTTGAATTAAAAAAACTGCGTGATAAACTGGAAATGAAGGTTAAAAACAGGACAGAAAATCTGCTGAAAGCCAATAAAGAACTGGAAGATGTTAATACAACAATAAGTGTTTTACTGCAAAAAAGGGAAAAAGACAGGCGTGATCTTGAAGAATCTATTATGGTTAATGTAAAAAATTTAATTATGCCATATATTGATAAACTTAAAACAAGTTCCTTGAATTCTTATCAAAGGATATGTATTGAGCAGATTGAAACCTGCCTGGATGACCTTGTTTCACCTTTTTCCAGAAAGCTTTCTTCATCTTTATATTCCCTTACTCCTTCTGAAATACGTGTAGCAAGTCTTATAAAATATGGTAAAACCACCAAGGAAATTGCCGAATTTTTGAATATCTCTGAAAGCGGCGTTGTATTTCATAGAAATAATATCCGAAAAAAACTCAGGCTGATTAATCAGCATGTCAACCTGAGAACCTTCCTTCAATCACTTCAATAA
- a CDS encoding thrombospondin type 3 repeat-containing protein, with translation MKKCLILYHTLIFLSLNILIGYNIGYAESNILSYPASISLSENDSDQDGLPDYWEQRFSGTSTGLKPDEDNDNDELKNYDEFKYGTHPFEPDSDGDGLTDGQEVQQYGTNPVMEDSDQGGKPDGYEVFNGSSPLDPGDDDNSSSMIVNIQLKQGWNLISLPVSPVSKSISDVLSSISDAYSSVWSYQNNNWKMYNPARPTFSDLTLLDAGWGYWINMERPAALNIAGTSAPKSIHLNKGWNLAGYNLSADQTPASVFSSIYSKINTVWMYKNSQWDSYNASKPGFSDLEIMEPKYGYWIYTKDECDWNF, from the coding sequence ATGAAAAAATGTTTGATATTATACCATACTCTTATATTTTTAAGCCTTAATATTTTAATTGGATATAATATAGGTTATGCTGAATCTAATATCTTATCATATCCTGCATCAATATCTTTATCAGAAAATGATAGTGACCAAGACGGTCTGCCTGATTATTGGGAACAAAGATTTTCCGGAACATCAACAGGGCTGAAGCCTGATGAAGATAATGATAATGACGAACTGAAAAATTATGATGAATTTAAATATGGCACCCATCCTTTTGAACCTGATTCAGATGGAGATGGTCTCACAGATGGGCAGGAGGTTCAGCAGTATGGTACTAATCCTGTTATGGAAGATTCAGACCAGGGCGGGAAGCCGGATGGTTATGAGGTCTTTAACGGCAGTTCTCCTCTTGACCCTGGCGATGATGATAATTCCAGCAGTATGATAGTAAACATCCAGTTAAAACAAGGATGGAATCTTATTTCTTTGCCGGTTTCTCCTGTTTCCAAATCCATCAGTGATGTATTATCTTCAATATCAGATGCTTATTCTTCTGTATGGAGTTATCAAAATAATAACTGGAAGATGTATAATCCTGCCAGACCCACATTCAGTGATTTAACACTCCTTGATGCTGGATGGGGATACTGGATTAACATGGAAAGACCTGCTGCTTTGAACATAGCAGGAACATCAGCACCAAAAAGTATCCATCTTAATAAAGGATGGAACCTGGCTGGCTATAATTTATCTGCAGATCAGACCCCTGCCAGTGTTTTTTCTTCTATTTACAGTAAAATTAATACAGTATGGATGTATAAAAACAGTCAGTGGGACAGTTATAATGCAAGTAAACCAGGATTTAGCGACCTGGAAATTATGGAGCCGAAATATGGTTACTGGATTTATACAAAAGATGAGTGCGACTGGAATTTTTGA
- a CDS encoding PKD domain-containing protein, which translates to MFKKLTFTLVVFFISFLNVHAQIPIPARIGGTLTVNGSVITAENMEGYIIKVSRLDGTFFVPQAETDQLNSSGLYIIDIPIFEQGVQDGGANPGDSAVIHVYKDDLELEVMSPPQGIIIVGESNDIKEYDLEVKIDTPAVKADAGPDQTVSSGDLVTLDASGSSAQTYKWEQLEGITIELSDDSSVKPTFTAPVLNSSDPITLIFKLIVTQADTSKSDTVNIIVNPPLQNQKPSADAGDSRTAYSGEIVRLDGSGSWDKEGPVTYQWEQTGGAFAALSDSAVINPEFTAPAYNPDLDMALVFKLIVTDSSGLTDSDLVTITILPSLQNLPPVANAGIDQTVSAGDRVQLDGSNSTDPDNGQGNGIYSYLWQQIGTGTRVTLSNNKSSQPVFTAPDVDSKGESLIFELKVSDKAGLEDTDTVTINVVSENQPPAANAGSDQSVNTGDIVELDGSASSDPDPGDTITYKWEQRNGIPVILSDYTISKPVFTAPYPGNKGGAIGFELIVEDQWGLRHTDRVYINIITDTQPPTADAGPDQTVRTGEKVVLDGSNSTNPENNILLWAQKAGDTPVTLSDAKSVRPEFTAPDVGVDGAVIVFELTVVDNNGLQNTDQVVIKILFTGSYPVADAGNKESVENKTVDEGTVGILDGSDSYSPYGIVDYSWQQISGPVVEISNPNAEKTTFFVPGVDNDNVQLVFELTVRDNNGLSDTDQVTLYIHDFGEGPGADDSSCFINTMLK; encoded by the coding sequence ATGTTTAAAAAATTAACTTTTACCCTTGTTGTGTTTTTCATTTCCTTTCTAAATGTACATGCTCAAATTCCAATTCCTGCGAGGATTGGAGGAACTTTGACTGTGAACGGCAGTGTGATTACTGCTGAAAATATGGAAGGTTATATCATTAAAGTATCACGCCTGGATGGTACTTTTTTTGTTCCCCAGGCAGAAACAGACCAGTTAAATTCATCAGGTCTGTATATCATTGATATACCGATTTTTGAACAAGGTGTTCAAGATGGCGGAGCTAATCCTGGTGATAGTGCTGTTATACATGTTTATAAAGATGATCTTGAACTTGAGGTTATGTCCCCGCCCCAGGGTATAATCATTGTCGGAGAATCAAATGACATAAAAGAGTATGACCTGGAAGTAAAAATAGATACACCTGCTGTAAAAGCTGATGCAGGTCCTGACCAGACAGTTAGTTCAGGTGATCTGGTTACCCTTGATGCATCTGGTTCGTCAGCACAGACCTATAAATGGGAACAGCTTGAAGGCATTACAATAGAGCTTTCTGATGATTCCAGTGTAAAACCGACATTTACAGCACCTGTTTTAAATTCATCAGACCCGATAACACTTATATTTAAATTAATTGTTACCCAGGCAGATACTTCCAAATCTGATACAGTAAATATCATTGTTAATCCACCATTACAAAATCAAAAGCCGTCAGCAGATGCAGGTGATTCCCGTACAGCATATTCAGGAGAGATTGTAAGGCTTGATGGTTCAGGTTCATGGGATAAAGAAGGGCCTGTTACCTATCAATGGGAGCAGACTGGCGGTGCCTTTGCTGCTCTTTCCGATTCTGCTGTAATAAATCCTGAATTTACAGCACCTGCTTATAATCCTGACCTGGATATGGCACTGGTTTTTAAATTAATTGTAACAGACAGCAGCGGGCTTACAGATTCTGATCTTGTTACCATTACTATTTTACCATCATTACAAAATCTTCCTCCTGTTGCCAATGCAGGAATTGACCAGACTGTCAGTGCAGGTGACAGGGTACAGCTGGACGGTTCAAATTCTACAGATCCGGATAATGGGCAGGGCAATGGAATTTATTCTTATTTATGGCAGCAAATCGGCACCGGTACCCGTGTAACTCTTTCAAATAATAAAAGTTCACAGCCTGTATTTACTGCTCCTGATGTTGATTCCAAAGGAGAATCTTTAATCTTTGAACTTAAGGTCTCAGATAAGGCAGGGCTGGAAGATACTGACACTGTTACAATAAATGTAGTATCGGAAAATCAGCCTCCCGCAGCCAATGCAGGATCAGATCAGTCAGTTAATACTGGAGATATTGTTGAGCTTGACGGTTCAGCTTCTTCAGACCCGGATCCAGGAGATACTATTACTTATAAATGGGAACAGAGAAACGGCATACCTGTTATTCTTTCAGATTATACAATTTCAAAACCTGTTTTTACAGCTCCATACCCGGGAAACAAGGGCGGTGCTATTGGCTTTGAGCTTATTGTTGAGGATCAATGGGGTCTCAGGCATACAGACCGGGTTTATATAAATATTATTACAGATACCCAGCCCCCCACAGCAGATGCAGGACCAGATCAAACAGTAAGGACTGGAGAAAAGGTTGTGCTGGACGGATCAAATTCAACAAACCCTGAAAATAATATTTTATTATGGGCACAAAAAGCTGGAGATACACCTGTTACACTTTCAGATGCTAAATCTGTAAGGCCGGAATTTACTGCCCCTGATGTGGGAGTTGATGGTGCAGTAATTGTTTTTGAACTGACAGTAGTTGATAATAATGGATTACAAAATACAGATCAGGTTGTTATAAAGATTTTATTTACAGGGTCATACCCTGTTGCTGATGCAGGTAATAAAGAATCTGTTGAAAATAAGACTGTTGATGAAGGTACTGTAGGTATTCTTGATGGTTCAGACTCTTACTCTCCTTACGGCATAGTTGATTATTCCTGGCAGCAAATCAGCGGCCCTGTTGTTGAGATTTCAAATCCCAATGCTGAAAAAACCACATTTTTTGTTCCTGGTGTTGATAATGATAATGTTCAACTGGTTTTTGAACTTACAGTAAGAGATAATAATGGATTGTCAGATACAGATCAGGTAACACTATATATTCATGATTTTGGAGAAGGTCCAGGGGCTGATGACAGTTCCTGTTTTATAAATACCATGTTAAAATAA
- a CDS encoding FG-GAP repeat protein codes for MKHNSKINIAAIGIIIFCTVVFNVTAMEIKIPDYGSSANNQFGHGVSISNNYAIAGSFKHQNSGAAYILKYNGNNWVQEAKLMPEDRVPHGYFGYSVSISGDYALVGAFNNDGNELGAGAAYIFRQSNGQWTQHAKLTASDGRRNDYFGFSVCISGDLAIVGAYRDDNKGSAYIYKILEEPGFIRPN; via the coding sequence ATGAAACACAATTCCAAGATAAATATTGCCGCAATTGGTATTATTATATTTTGCACTGTAGTTTTTAATGTTACAGCAATGGAAATAAAAATACCTGATTATGGCAGTTCTGCAAACAATCAATTTGGTCATGGGGTCTCTATTTCAAATAATTATGCAATTGCCGGAAGTTTTAAACATCAAAATTCAGGAGCAGCTTATATACTTAAATATAATGGCAATAACTGGGTGCAGGAAGCAAAGCTGATGCCCGAAGACAGGGTGCCCCATGGTTATTTTGGATATAGTGTTTCAATCTCAGGCGATTATGCTCTTGTGGGTGCATTTAATAATGATGGCAATGAGCTTGGGGCAGGTGCGGCATATATATTCAGACAAAGTAACGGACAGTGGACCCAGCACGCTAAATTGACTGCTTCAGATGGAAGACGAAACGATTATTTTGGGTTCAGTGTCTGCATTTCAGGTGATCTTGCAATTGTAGGTGCATACAGGGATGATAACAAAGGTTCTGCCTATATTTATAAAATATTGGAGGAACCTGGATTCATCAGGCCAAACTAA